In Helianthus annuus cultivar XRQ/B chromosome 3, HanXRQr2.0-SUNRISE, whole genome shotgun sequence, a single window of DNA contains:
- the LOC118490095 gene encoding ATP-dependent DNA helicase PIF1-like — MRLPFHLPGQQTVCFGPDEDINQVLNKPSVNSSMFLAWMQRNQDPNDHVARTLTYVQFPRFYVWKLDKRIWVPRIKGKTIGRIHSVSPSTGEAYYLRILLNKVKGPTSFDDIKTVNGRVYDTFRDACYALGLLDDDSEYIEAIKEANISGSAGYIRNLFATMLLSSTLSRPEVVWESTWKYMTDDFLYRFSKYHRVSGLSIPDEQLKNYVLCEIEKFLTRNNSSLRRFLSMPYPDTSSLDNFRCRLINEELAYDRTELQNVYQGQVNLLTDEQRAVYEEIMNAVHGDNGGVFFVYGYGGTGKTFLWKTLSAAIRSKGQIVLNVASSGIASLLLEGGRTAHSRFHIPLNLNEDSVCHIKPDDDVAKLLQQTKLIIWDEAPMVHKHAFEALDRTMHDIFNISNPSRSDVLFGGKVIVFGGDFRQILPVVPNGGRQEIVNASLCSSYLWSKCKLLTLSRNMRLTVGRPSSEVEEISNFAKWLLDVGEGNVGGSNDGEAIIEIPPELLIDSISDPISSLIDFGYPSILDNYNDPNYFSTRAILAPKNEVVHEINDRLLAVFPGEEKEYLSSDSLCPTEDGNVDQQNIYSPDVLNGLKVSGLPNHKLVLKVGVPVMLLRNIDQRNGLCNGTRLKVTKLYSRVIEAEIISGGNIGSRTFIPRINLVPSDRKIPFAFQRRQFPITVCFAMTINKSQGQSLSKVGLYLRQPVFTHGQLYVALSRVTRRDGIKLLILDNDGRPTNKTTNVVYKEIFNGL, encoded by the exons ATGCGCCTTCCTTTCCATCTTCCTGGACAACAAACAGTTTGTTTCGGTCCTGATGAAGATATTAATCAAGTGCTAAACAAACCATCTGTGAACTCATCAATGTTTTTAGCTTGGATGCAACGTAATCAAGATCCTAACGACCATGTTGCACGTACACTAACATACGTACAGTTTCCGCGTTTTTATGTTTGGAAGCTTGACAAGCGTATATGGGTTCCGAGAATAAAAGGAAAAACAATTGGAAGAATTCATTCCGTTTCTCCTTCTACCGGTGAAGCGTACTATTTAAGAattcttcttaacaaagttaaaggACCAACATCGTTTGATGATATTAAAACAGTTAATGGTCGAGTGTACGATACTTTTAGAGATGCTTGCTATGCGCTTGGTTTGTTGGATGACGACTCTGAGTATATTGAGGCCATCAAAGAAGCAAATATATCAGGTAGTGCAGGTTATATTCGCAATTTATTCGCCACCATGTTACTGTCAAGCACATTATCTAGACCTGAAGTTGTCTGGGAAAGCACATGGAAGTATATGACAGATGATTTTCTGTACAGATTCTCAAAGTATCATCGTGTTTCAg GTTTATCAATTCCTGATGAGCAACTAAAGAACTACGTTTTATGCGAAATAGAGAAGTTTTTAACTCGGAATAATTCATCGCTTCGGAGATTTTTATCAATGCCTTACCCGGATACTTCATCTTTAGATAACTTTCGCTGCCGATTGATTAACGAAGAGCTTGCTTATGACAGAACAGAGTTACAAAATGTTTATCAAGGTCAGGTGAATTTGTTAACGGATGAACAACGTGCAGTATATGAAGAAATTATGAACGCAGTTCATGGAGACAATGGAGGAGTATTTTTTGTTTACGGTTATGGCGGGACCGGTAAAACGTTTTTATGGAAAACATTATCTGCTGCAATTAGGTCAAAAGGTCAGATTGTATTAAACGTTGCATCTAGCGGAATTGCATCATTGCTGTTGGAGGGAGGAAGAACGGCTCATTCTAGGTTTCATATACCTTTGAATCTTAATGAGGATTCCGTTTGTCATATAAAACCAGACGATGATGTAGCTAAATTACTACAGCAGACCAAACTCATTATATGGGATGAAGCTCCTATGGTTCATAAACATGCATTTGAGGCTTTGGATAGAACTATGCATGACATTTTCAATATATCTAATCCATCCAGGTCTGATGTTTTATTTGGAGGGAAGGTGATTGTATTTGGTGGTGATTTTAGGCAAATACTACCTGTTGTTCCAAACGGTGGACGTCAAGAAATTGTGAATGCCTCATTATGTTCTTCTTATCTGTGGAGTAAGTGTAAGTTGTTGACGTTATCTAGAAACATGAGGTTAACTGTTGGAAGACCATCATCTGAAGTTGAAGAGATTAGTAATTTTGCAAAATGGTTGTTGGACGTTGGCGAGGGAAATGTTGGTGGTTCCAATGATGGAGAAGCAATAATTGAAATACCACCTGAGCTTTTAATTGATAGCATATCTGATCCAATTTCTAGCCTCATTGATTTTGGTTATCCGTCAATCTTGGATAATTACAATGATCCTAATTACTTTAGTACAAGAGCTATACTTGCGCCTAAGAATGAGGTTGTTCACGAGATTAACGACAGATTGTTGGCAGTTTTCCCTGGTGAAGAAAAAGAGTATCTTAGTTCTGACAGTCTATGCCCTACTGAAGATGGCAATGTTGATCAGCAAAATATATATTCTCCTGACGTGCTCAATGGTCTCAAAGTGTCTGGTTTACCAAATCATAAGTTAGTGCTTAAAGTTGGCGTTCCAGTAATGTTGTTGCGAAATATTGACCAACGAAATGGTTTGTGTAACGGTACAAGgttaaaggtcacaaaactttacAGCCGTGTTATTGAAGCTGAGATAATTTCTGGTGGTAATATTGGTTCTCGGACATTCATACCTAGAATCAATTTGGTACCTTCGGACCGAAAGATTCCTTTTGCATTTCAAAGGAGGCAATTTCCAATAACTGTATGTTTTGCAATGACGATTAACAAAAGCCAGGGACAGTCGCTATCTAAGGTTGGGTTGTACCTAAGACAACCAGTTTTCACACATGGTCAATTGTACGTAGCTTTATCCAGGGTTACAAGACGAGATGGAATCAAGTTACTAATACTTGACAATGATGGCAGGCCTACAAATAAAACAACCAATGTCGTATATAAAGAGATATTCAATGGATTGTGA
- the LOC110928400 gene encoding uncharacterized protein LOC110928400 — protein sequence MPKRPKIVSVYNDVDKENTQHVVLPIVTRDEASHRRKLRKLILDNKKSNVGTTSSSLNIDSTNINSTSTPCVTSDNIVNKIGFHNFESTPEVTNNVNSSLSSIVTSNNICSTSNRTTTKNDIGNNISTGITSTTCTSSFNRNLQRLSSGKRKLVSKARISSPIPMIDLTTDETVVRDPYKGVSTDYLDHGDQVITCEVCYAKLWDAEKGSGRKEGGKICHMLCCGYAKVVLPDYKTATPYYKSLFMSNDNESKHFLKNIRRYNSMFAFTSMGGKVDHTVNTGNAPFCYRISGENYHSIGSLVPPNGVKPKFCQLYIYDTENELANRTSDNASSSSTSDETDNKLIQQIKAMFDAENVLVKIYRMVRDCFQQNPYTTLKLRLIGKREQDGRTYNLPTSSEVAALIVGDIDNALEKRDIVVETQTGSLKRISELHPSYLALQYPILFPYGDDGYRIDIPHRGVIDVTNKKRPNCTMREFFAYRVQDRSNQFSLILNSRRLFQQFLVDAYTMIESERLNFIRFQQQDLRSDTYENIRKLRYNGQQDLSKVGKRIFLPSSFTGGSRYMMQNYLDAMAICKWYGYPDFFITITCNPKWPEVQRFLKDTNLNPEDRPDILSRIFKIKLDAICKDLKDRDLFGKASAVVYTIEFQKRGLPHAHMCLFMENDYKLPTVDHVDQFISAEIPDLNQDPELYTLVKDHMIHGPCGNARMSSPCMVDRKCSKGFPKKFQDHSTLDSNGFPLYRRRDDGSFVLKNKIQLDNRSVVPYNKKLLKRYQAPINVEWCNQAASIKYLFKYINKGPDRATVAVVPSNNENEQAEND from the exons ATGCCTAAACGACCAAAAATTGTCTCCGTATACAATGACGTTGATAAAGAAAACACTCAGCATG TTGTCCTCCCAATTGTTACTCGAGACGAGGCATCTCATAGAAGAAAATTAAGAAAATTAATCTTGGATAATAAGAAATCAAATGTGGGAACTACATCGTCATCCCTCAATATTGATTCCACTAATATTAATTCCACTTCCACTCCGTGTGTTACATCTGATAACATAGTCAACAAAATTGGTTTTCACAATTTTGAATCCACTCCTGAGGTGACTAATAATGTTAATTCAAGTCTTTCAAGTATTGTAACAA GTAACAATATTTGTAGTACCAGCAATCGTACAACGACAAAAAACGATATTGGGAATAATATTTCAACTGGCATCACATCAACCACCTGCACATCATCATTCAACCGTAATTTGCAAAGGCTATCATCTGGCAAACGTAAGTTGGTATCCAAAGCACGTATTTCGTCTCCTATACCAATGATCGACTTGACCACAGATGAAACCGTAGTACGAGATCCTTATAAAGGTGTTTCTACAG ATTATTTAGATCACGGTGATCAAGTTATTACTTGTGAAGTTTGTTATGCAAAGTTATGGGACGCAGAGAAAGGAAGCGGAAGAAAAGAGGGTGGCAAAATATGTCATATGTTATGTTGTGGTTATGCCAAAGTTGTGTTACCGGATTACAAAACCGCGACACCTTATTATAAAAGTCTATTCATGTCAAATGACAATGAAAGCAAGCACTTTTTGAAGAACATTCGACGATACAATTCTATGTTCGCGTTTACCTCAATGGGTGGTAAGGTTGACCATACCGTGAATACTGGTAATGCTCCTTTTTGCTACAGAATTAGTGGTGAAAATTACCATTCTATTGGTAGTCTTGTGCCACCAAACGGAGTGAAGCCTAAATTTTGTCAGTTATACATATACGATACTGAAAATGAGTTGGCAAACAG GACTTCAGACAATGCTTCCTCATCATCCACTTCAGATGAAACCGATAATAAGCTGATACAACAAATCAAAGCAATGTTTGATGCCGAAAATGTGCTTGTGAAAATTTATAGGATGGTTAGAGATTGCTTCCAACAAAATCCTTATACCACTTTAAAGCTTCGCCTTATTGGCAAAAGAGAACAAGATGGTCGGACTTATAACTTACCTACTTCCTCAGAGGTTGCTGCTCTTATTGTTGGAGATATCGATAACGCACTTGAGAAAAGAGATATCGTTGTCGAGACACAAACAGGTTCATTAAAAAGAATAAGTGAATTGCATCCATCCTATCTTGCACTTCAGTATCCTATTTTGTTCCCATATGGAGACGACGGTTACAGAATTGACATACCACATAGGGGTGTCATTGATGTTACTAACAAGAAACGTCCGAATTGTACAATGAGAGAGTTTTTTGCGTATCGTGTACAAGATCGTAGTAACCAGTTTTCATTGATTCTAAATTCTCGACGCTTATTCCAACAGTTTTTGGTTGATGCTTATACGATGATTGAGAGCGAGCGACTTAACTTTATAAGATTTCAGCAACAAGATCTCAGGTCTGATACATATGAGAATATCCGGAAACTAAGATATAATGGCCAACAAGATTTGTCTAAGGTTGGAAAACGTATTTTCCTTCCATCTTCCTTTACAGGCGGGTCACgatatatgatgcaaaactaTCTTGACGCAATGGCAATTTGTAAATGGTATGGTTATCCAGACTTTTTTATAACCATTACCTGCAATCCCAAATGGCCGGAGGTTCAAAGGTTTCTTAAGGACACAAATCTTAATCCGGAGGATAGGCCTGATATTTTATCTCGAATTTTTAAAATAAAGCTGGATGCCATTTGTAAAGATTTGAAAGACCGTGATTTGTTTGGAAAAGCTTCTGCTG ttgttTACACTATTGAGTTTCAGAAGCGAGGATTGCCTCATGCACATATGTGCTTATTCATGGAGAATGATTACAAACTTCCAACTGTAGACCATGTTGATCAGTTTATTTCTGCAGAAATCCCTGATTTAAACCAAGATCCGGAACTATATACGCTTGTGAAAGACCATATGATTCACGGTCCATGTGGTAATGCTAGAATGAGCTCTCCATGTATGGTTGATAGAAAATGctcaaaaggttttcccaagaaaTTTCAAGATCACTCAACCTTGGATTCTAACGGATTTCCCTTATACAGAAGAAGAGATGATGGTTCCttcgttttaaaaaataaaattcagTTAGACAATAGAAGTGTTGTACCTTATAACAAAAAGCTTTTGAAAAGATATCAGGCGCCTATAAACGTTGAATGGTGCAACCAAGCGGCGTCAATAAAGTATTTGTTCAAGTATATTAATAAAGGTCCTGATAGAGCAACAGTTGCTGTGGTTCCGAGCAACAATGAAAACGAACAAGCAGAAAATGATTAA